The Flavipsychrobacter sp. genome contains the following window.
TCTTTCTCCTTACATCGCTTTCGAGTGGTCTAAAATGAAATTGGGTGTAAGCTACGATGCTAACCTTTCTAGCTTTGCTCCTGCTACAGGTGGTAACGGTGGTTATGAAGTATCTCTTATCTTCAACGGTGCTATCAACAAAGCAGCACACAAGCCAACTTACAACTTCGCTTGTCCTAAGTTCTAATACAAAAACACACATTATATTTGAAAAGCAGATTCACTTGAATCTGCTTTTTTTATGCCCCTTTGCCTTTGCTAACGTATTTATTACCCTTTATGCTAAATCGATAAGGCAAGAATGCATCTTCTTTAGCATACCCTACACCTACCCTAGTGCCAACTACAATAGCTTCATCTGCTATTTTAAATCCTCTATCTTCTATATAAATAGATTCTTGTAATAAACTATCTCCCGAAAAAGATGTAGTAATGCCCATAGCCTCACTTAAAGTACCCGGCCCCGCTGAAATATTAGGTTTAAGTTTAGCCATGCCTCTTCTTTTCAGCATAATATCGATACCATCAATTGGCTCAAGACCTCTAATTAGTACGGCATGAGGGATATCTTTTTTATTAGTAACAACGTTAAAAAGATGGTGGATACCATAACATAGATATACATATGCATTACCTCCCTTACTATACATCTGTTCTGTTCGTGCTGTTCTTCTTCCCCCAAAAGCGTGAGAGGCTTTATCCCCCTCGCCTGCATAGGCTTCGGTTTCTACTATCATTCCAGCAGTATAGTTACCGTCAATATTAGTCACCAGCACTTTACCCAAAAGTTCTTGAGCTATTAATACTACATCGTCTCTCGTATAAAATGTTTCGGGTAATATCATAAATCAAATGTACAGCAGA
Protein-coding sequences here:
- a CDS encoding DNA-3-methyladenine glycosylase, whose product is MILPETFYTRDDVVLIAQELLGKVLVTNIDGNYTAGMIVETEAYAGEGDKASHAFGGRRTARTEQMYSKGGNAYVYLCYGIHHLFNVVTNKKDIPHAVLIRGLEPIDGIDIMLKRRGMAKLKPNISAGPGTLSEAMGITTSFSGDSLLQESIYIEDRGFKIADEAIVVGTRVGVGYAKEDAFLPYRFSIKGNKYVSKGKGA